A window from uncultured Desulfobacter sp. encodes these proteins:
- the tssE gene encoding type VI secretion system baseplate subunit TssE, with product MTDSVNLTASLLDRLLDDDPSQTRESEQQRIVSEQTIINSVIRDIENLLNTRCSPIEIPKSFTNLNASLIGYGIRDFSVENPETSIVRQKLCKEIESAIQKYEPRLKKAAVRLDRQGKKKGQLYFIITGMLVVDPLNEPVSFDTFFDVGRNCYIISH from the coding sequence ATGACCGATTCAGTTAATCTCACAGCCTCGTTGCTGGACAGGCTCCTGGATGATGATCCATCACAGACCCGGGAGTCTGAACAGCAGCGTATTGTGTCTGAGCAGACGATCATCAACAGTGTGATCCGGGATATTGAAAACCTGCTGAATACCCGGTGCAGCCCCATTGAGATTCCTAAATCCTTTACGAATCTGAACGCCTCTTTGATCGGCTACGGTATCCGGGATTTTTCCGTGGAGAACCCGGAAACGAGTATTGTACGTCAAAAACTATGCAAGGAGATTGAATCGGCAATCCAAAAATATGAACCCAGACTGAAAAAAGCGGCGGTCCGCCTCGACCGGCAAGGCAAAAAAAAAGGACAGCTCTATTTCATTATTACCGGCATGCTCGTGGTGGACCCGCTCAATGAGCCGGTCTCATTTGATACCTTTTTTGATGTGGGCCGGAACTGCTACATCATTTCCCATTAA
- the tssC gene encoding type VI secretion system contractile sheath large subunit, whose product MSDKEQQVQPDAPETEETVQEESLLDQIIAQGRLARDESQKTWAKDLVGEFVSQVMDGEITVSKDTEAMINARISQIDKLISDQLNEVMHHEDFQKLEGSWRGLGYLVDKTETSERMKLRVMNVSKKDLLKDMEKASEFDQSSLFKKVYEEEFGMFGGSSYGALIGDYEFTSHPQDMALLNKISGVAAAAHAPFLSAAGPELFNMDSFTELGNPRDMAKIFSGDEYAKWRSFRESEDSRYVALAMPHILMRLPYGKNTVPVEAFDFEEKVDGTDHRRYLWGNAAYALGTRLTEAFAKHSWCAAIRGVEGGGLVQDLPVHTFKTDEGDVALKCPTEIAITDRREKELADLGFIPLVHCKGTDYAAFFSTQSCNKPKVFDTDAANANARLSSQLQYIMATARFAHYLKSIMRDKIGSFMTRKNAEDYLNRWISNYVLLDDNATQDMKAKYPLREARIDVSEIPGKPGAYRAVSFLKPHFQLDELSVSLRLVAELPPPAQG is encoded by the coding sequence ATGTCGGATAAAGAACAGCAGGTTCAGCCGGATGCCCCGGAAACCGAAGAGACCGTCCAGGAAGAGAGCCTCCTGGATCAAATAATCGCCCAGGGGCGTCTTGCCCGGGATGAAAGCCAAAAAACATGGGCCAAGGATCTTGTGGGGGAATTTGTCTCCCAGGTCATGGACGGGGAGATCACCGTTTCCAAAGACACCGAGGCCATGATCAATGCAAGAATCAGCCAGATTGACAAACTGATCTCAGACCAGCTCAATGAGGTGATGCACCACGAGGATTTTCAAAAACTTGAAGGCTCCTGGCGCGGCCTTGGCTACCTGGTCGACAAAACCGAAACCAGCGAACGCATGAAACTTCGGGTCATGAACGTATCCAAAAAAGATCTGCTCAAGGATATGGAAAAGGCCTCGGAATTTGACCAGTCCTCCCTGTTTAAGAAGGTGTATGAAGAGGAGTTCGGTATGTTCGGCGGGTCATCTTACGGGGCGTTGATCGGCGATTATGAATTCACCAGCCACCCCCAGGATATGGCCCTGCTCAATAAAATTTCAGGCGTGGCCGCGGCTGCCCATGCGCCCTTTTTGTCTGCGGCAGGCCCTGAATTGTTTAACATGGACAGCTTTACGGAGCTTGGCAATCCCCGGGATATGGCCAAAATATTTTCCGGGGACGAATATGCAAAATGGCGCTCGTTCAGAGAATCCGAGGATTCAAGATATGTGGCCCTGGCCATGCCCCACATCCTCATGCGCCTGCCCTACGGCAAGAACACGGTGCCGGTGGAAGCCTTTGACTTTGAAGAAAAAGTGGACGGCACCGACCACAGGCGGTATCTGTGGGGCAATGCCGCCTATGCCTTAGGCACCCGGCTCACCGAAGCCTTTGCCAAGCATTCATGGTGTGCCGCCATCAGAGGGGTTGAAGGCGGCGGCCTGGTCCAGGACCTGCCGGTTCACACCTTTAAAACCGATGAAGGGGATGTGGCCCTCAAATGTCCCACGGAAATTGCCATTACAGACCGGCGGGAAAAAGAGCTGGCGGATCTGGGATTCATCCCCCTGGTCCACTGCAAAGGCACGGACTATGCCGCCTTTTTTAGCACCCAGAGCTGCAACAAACCCAAAGTCTTTGATACGGATGCGGCCAATGCCAATGCCAGGCTGTCGTCCCAGCTGCAATATATCATGGCCACGGCACGGTTTGCCCATTATCTCAAATCCATCATGCGAGACAAAATCGGCAGTTTCATGACCCGCAAGAATGCCGAAGACTACCTGAACCGGTGGATCAGCAACTATGTGCTGCTGGATGACAACGCCACCCAGGATATGAAGGCCAAGTATCCCTTGCGTGAGGCCAGAATTGACGTATCTGAAATTCCGGGAAAACCCGGGGCCTACAGGGCGGTCAGTTTTCTCAAGCCCCATTTTCAGCTGGATGAATTGTCTGTATCCCTGCGCCTGGTGGCGGAATTACCTCCCCCGGCCCAAGGCTAA